A stretch of Paludisphaera borealis DNA encodes these proteins:
- a CDS encoding NAD-dependent epimerase/dehydratase family protein — translation MATWLITGASGFLGRHALEVLRLELERAGSSSDRIVVLGRNRPAGVSASSFVSADLGDASGLDAAVREIAPDFVIHTAGKTPPATDDELFHANFWATIRLLKALRISGKPARVVLAGSAAELGPVKTVDLPVGEDYPCQPMTAYGRSKWMATVSALAEVGPLEVMVARVFNPIGPGLPESQAFGQFASQLLAPGTDPLPLIVGWLDARRDFIDVRDAARAMVALAIQGQGGRAYHVGTGHSRTVHEGLDALVRLSGRSVRVCIDPRLSNPREPEDSRARIDRIVSETSWQPTIPFEQTMSDLWTAARSRAEALHASDRLLPLPLTA, via the coding sequence ATGGCGACCTGGCTGATCACGGGGGCTTCGGGTTTCTTGGGGCGGCATGCGCTCGAGGTCCTGCGCCTCGAACTGGAGCGAGCGGGAAGCTCGTCCGACCGGATCGTAGTTCTGGGACGCAACCGACCCGCCGGTGTTTCCGCGTCGTCGTTCGTCTCGGCCGATCTCGGCGACGCGAGCGGTCTCGACGCGGCGGTCCGTGAGATCGCGCCCGATTTCGTGATTCATACGGCGGGCAAGACCCCGCCGGCGACCGACGACGAGCTTTTCCACGCGAATTTCTGGGCGACGATCCGACTTCTGAAGGCGCTTCGGATTTCGGGGAAGCCCGCGCGCGTGGTACTCGCCGGTTCGGCCGCCGAGTTGGGCCCGGTGAAGACCGTCGACTTGCCGGTCGGCGAGGATTACCCTTGCCAACCGATGACCGCCTACGGCCGCAGCAAGTGGATGGCGACGGTCTCGGCGCTGGCCGAGGTCGGGCCGCTCGAAGTGATGGTGGCGCGCGTCTTCAACCCGATCGGTCCGGGACTGCCGGAGAGCCAGGCGTTCGGGCAATTCGCCAGCCAGCTTCTCGCCCCAGGGACCGACCCGCTGCCGCTGATCGTCGGTTGGCTCGACGCGCGTCGCGACTTCATCGACGTCCGCGACGCCGCTCGCGCCATGGTCGCGCTGGCGATTCAAGGGCAGGGGGGGCGGGCCTATCATGTGGGGACGGGGCATTCGCGAACGGTCCATGAAGGGCTCGACGCCTTGGTCCGTCTGAGCGGCCGCTCGGTTCGGGTCTGCATCGACCCGCGCCTGTCGAACCCCCGAGAGCCGGAGGATTCGCGTGCCCGCATCGACCGCATTGTTTCGGAGACGAGCTGGCAGCCGACGATCCCGTTCGAGCAGACGATGAGCGACCTCTGGACGGCCGCCCGATCCCGGGCCGAGGCGCTGCATGCGTCGGACCGCTTGCTCCCATTGCCATTGACGGCCTGA
- a CDS encoding Mpo1-like protein, protein MIYPPEPPHPLVDHWMRRHPSAVSFVLHMFGIPPTILGVLLFAVYAFLLSFPVFVLALSLFLGGYALQFAGHYLEGTDPGEVIYFKRLFGVPYVEFPAGTSSPGEDL, encoded by the coding sequence ATGATCTACCCCCCCGAGCCGCCGCACCCCCTCGTCGACCACTGGATGAGGCGACACCCCAGCGCGGTCAGCTTCGTCCTACACATGTTCGGCATCCCCCCCACCATCCTGGGCGTCTTGCTGTTCGCGGTCTACGCGTTTCTCCTGTCGTTTCCCGTGTTCGTCCTGGCCCTCTCGCTGTTTCTGGGCGGCTACGCGCTCCAGTTCGCCGGCCACTATCTCGAAGGGACCGACCCGGGCGAGGTCATCTACTTCAAACGCCTGTTCGGCGTCCCCTACGTCGAGTTTCCCGCGGGAACAAGCTCCCCTGGCGAGGACCTGTGA
- a CDS encoding ArnT family glycosyltransferase yields MASRRWFIVIVGFSAILHAVAIYRTLVPAQDGLKFLRVARDFQSKPWGDVIRGSDQHPLYPALIAAVEPPLSVVLGSGPETWRIAAQGVSALASLILLFPLYSLARSLFDERIGLIAVLIYVLLPIPAEVGRDTLGNALGLCCMTLSLWLGARAIREAAWLPALGSGLVGGVGFLARPEVILAPAAIGLAWAIHAARGRSIRSLITTPALPALGVGALVCVGSYALVKGEVSEKLALRHGASIGSQKIMHRTTPQLLPEGLDGAKLDFSPKEESDRSTMRGPVKTLVWIGRQWWDELCWGFAVMAIWGLTRQRFILSLFKDRDERDSGTVERLVIGVFVAVYLAVLVRHGTALGYLSSRHLLPLVVVSVVWAAAGTFVCLHRLGGKLSIRPGTKRLALITASTFVVGAMVVYQLRTSHQSRWGHWAAGRWLAENAQAGQEVLDTRGWARFVSDNAGGYDYWHVRQALSDQRLSYVVVGHDELEVESPRSRTLGALLAFAATPIQDFPVRIGGRNVGARIYRFQQPVSWEGFSP; encoded by the coding sequence ATGGCGTCGCGCCGTTGGTTCATCGTCATCGTCGGGTTCTCCGCGATCCTGCACGCCGTCGCCATTTACCGCACCCTCGTTCCGGCCCAGGACGGCCTCAAATTCCTCCGCGTGGCCCGAGACTTCCAGTCGAAGCCCTGGGGCGACGTGATTCGCGGATCGGATCAGCACCCGCTTTATCCCGCGCTGATCGCGGCGGTCGAACCGCCGTTGTCGGTCGTGCTGGGATCGGGTCCGGAGACCTGGCGGATCGCCGCGCAAGGCGTCTCGGCTCTCGCTTCGCTGATCTTGCTGTTTCCGCTCTACAGCCTCGCTCGCTCGTTGTTCGACGAGCGCATTGGGCTGATCGCGGTCCTGATTTACGTCCTCTTGCCGATCCCCGCCGAGGTCGGCCGCGACACGCTGGGCAACGCGTTGGGTCTTTGCTGCATGACGCTTTCGCTCTGGCTGGGCGCCCGCGCGATCCGCGAAGCCGCCTGGCTCCCCGCGCTGGGCTCGGGCCTGGTCGGAGGCGTCGGCTTTCTGGCGCGGCCCGAGGTGATCCTCGCGCCCGCGGCGATCGGTCTGGCGTGGGCGATCCACGCCGCGCGCGGTCGGTCGATCCGAAGCCTGATCACGACGCCGGCCTTGCCGGCCCTGGGGGTCGGAGCGCTGGTCTGCGTCGGGTCGTACGCGCTGGTGAAGGGCGAGGTTTCCGAGAAGCTCGCCCTACGGCATGGGGCCTCGATCGGTTCTCAGAAGATCATGCATCGAACGACTCCCCAGTTGCTTCCCGAGGGGCTCGACGGCGCGAAGCTCGACTTCTCGCCCAAGGAAGAATCCGACCGCTCCACGATGCGCGGGCCGGTCAAGACGCTCGTCTGGATCGGCCGCCAGTGGTGGGACGAGCTGTGCTGGGGCTTCGCCGTCATGGCGATCTGGGGCCTGACGCGGCAACGGTTCATCCTGAGCCTCTTCAAGGATCGGGACGAGCGAGACTCGGGCACGGTCGAGCGGCTGGTGATCGGAGTCTTCGTCGCGGTTTACCTCGCCGTGCTGGTTCGTCACGGCACGGCCCTGGGGTATCTCTCCAGCCGGCACCTGTTGCCATTGGTCGTCGTGTCGGTTGTCTGGGCGGCGGCGGGAACGTTCGTCTGCCTGCACAGATTGGGAGGCAAGCTTTCGATCCGTCCGGGGACGAAGCGGCTGGCCTTGATCACGGCCTCGACCTTCGTCGTCGGGGCGATGGTCGTCTATCAGCTTCGCACGAGCCATCAGAGTCGCTGGGGGCACTGGGCGGCGGGGCGCTGGCTGGCGGAGAACGCTCAGGCTGGACAGGAAGTTCTCGACACCCGAGGCTGGGCTCGGTTCGTATCCGACAACGCCGGAGGTTACGACTACTGGCACGTCCGGCAGGCTCTGAGTGATCAGCGACTTTCGTACGTGGTCGTGGGGCATGACGAGCTGGAGGTCGAGAGCCCGCGATCGCGCACGCTGGGCGCCTTGCTGGCCTTCGCGGCGACGCCGATCCAGGACTTCCCCGTGCGGATCGGCGGACGCAACGTCGGGGCTCGGATCTATCGCTTCCAACAACCGGTTTCCTGGGAAGGTTTCAGTCCATGA
- the waaF gene encoding lipopolysaccharide heptosyltransferase II codes for MNIVVFCPSLIGDTVMATPVFRALRRGYPQAKLTAVLRPNVAPVLDGAEWFDETVFFHPHGKLREHRATAVVKRLRSERRDMAVLLPNSFRSAWVAWLSGVKRRVGYDRYARGLLLTDRLPPPRDAAGKLLPCPIVEYYLALLRLIGCPSDGVRLELATTAADEAAADEACRALGVSAEQGIVCLNNGGAFGPAKSWPNASYGILARRLAEELGVSVVVLCGPSEREASRKIAELAGHPRVVSLADQPLSLGLSKAFVRRASLLVTTDSGPRHFAAALGTPVVSLFGPTRIEWTRTNHPHAVHIYHPVPCGPCQRPVCPLGHHDCMTRLAPDRVFEAARRMLAGRRGIVPSLQPGARENSWRPG; via the coding sequence ATGAACATCGTCGTCTTCTGCCCCAGCTTGATCGGCGACACCGTGATGGCGACGCCCGTCTTCCGCGCGCTGCGACGCGGGTATCCACAGGCCAAGCTGACGGCCGTGCTTCGGCCGAACGTCGCCCCCGTGCTCGACGGCGCCGAGTGGTTCGACGAGACCGTCTTCTTTCATCCTCATGGAAAACTGCGAGAGCATCGAGCGACCGCGGTCGTGAAGCGGTTGCGCTCCGAACGTCGCGACATGGCCGTCTTGCTGCCCAACTCGTTCCGCTCGGCCTGGGTCGCCTGGCTGTCGGGCGTCAAGCGTCGAGTCGGTTACGACCGGTATGCGCGGGGCCTCTTGCTCACCGATCGCTTGCCGCCGCCGCGCGACGCCGCCGGCAAGCTGCTCCCGTGCCCCATCGTCGAATACTACCTCGCGTTGCTCCGCCTGATCGGCTGCCCGAGCGACGGCGTCCGGCTTGAGCTGGCGACGACGGCCGCCGACGAGGCCGCCGCCGACGAGGCGTGTCGGGCGCTCGGCGTCTCGGCCGAACAGGGAATCGTCTGCCTCAACAACGGAGGCGCGTTCGGGCCGGCCAAGAGCTGGCCGAACGCGTCGTACGGGATTCTCGCTCGCCGCCTGGCGGAAGAGCTGGGCGTTTCCGTCGTGGTCCTGTGCGGTCCGTCGGAACGCGAGGCGTCCCGGAAGATCGCCGAGCTGGCCGGCCACCCGAGAGTCGTCAGCCTGGCCGATCAACCGTTGAGCCTTGGGCTGTCAAAAGCGTTCGTGCGCCGGGCGTCGCTGTTGGTCACGACCGACTCGGGCCCCAGGCATTTCGCGGCGGCCCTCGGAACGCCGGTCGTGTCGCTTTTCGGACCGACCCGGATCGAATGGACCCGGACCAACCATCCGCACGCCGTTCACATTTATCACCCAGTCCCTTGCGGTCCCTGCCAGCGTCCGGTCTGTCCTCTGGGACATCACGACTGCATGACGCGGCTGGCGCCGGATCGCGTGTTCGAGGCCGCCCGGCGGATGCTTGCGGGGCGTCGCGGCATTGTTCCGTCATTGCAACCAGGAGCGAGGGAGAATTCATGGCGACCTGGCTGA
- the lpxK gene encoding tetraacyldisaccharide 4'-kinase: protein MIRIDPDAFLRLVRGETKGPVACLGRFGLGLGSVGYRAAVAVRNAAFDRGLKTIYRASVPVISVGNVTLGGTGKTPMVEWLARWYRERGVRVCIISRGYGQDGAINDEGLVLEENLPDVPHLQDPDRVKLAHVAVEELETELIILDDGFQHRRLARDLDLVLLDALDPFGLGRLFPRGLLREPVSSIRRGHAVILSRADLVSDDRRREIRAEVRRRAGAVPLLEARHRPRDLVDGDGEPSALDGLSGARVAAFCGIGNPEGFRRTLEGLCGEVVGFRGFPDHHPYTADDVDSLGRWADGLGVNLVLTTQKDLVKLRTSTLGDARLRALRIELEILESAEPLETLLATLLPGSHGGSKD, encoded by the coding sequence GTGATCAGGATCGATCCCGATGCGTTTCTCAGGCTGGTGCGAGGCGAGACGAAAGGCCCTGTCGCGTGTCTCGGCCGATTCGGGCTCGGGCTCGGCTCGGTCGGCTATCGGGCGGCCGTGGCCGTTCGCAACGCGGCCTTCGACCGCGGCCTGAAGACGATCTATCGCGCGAGCGTCCCGGTGATCTCCGTGGGCAACGTCACGCTCGGCGGCACGGGCAAGACGCCGATGGTCGAGTGGCTGGCCCGCTGGTATCGCGAGCGCGGGGTCCGCGTCTGCATCATCAGTCGCGGCTACGGCCAGGACGGCGCGATCAACGACGAAGGGCTCGTCCTCGAGGAGAATCTGCCCGACGTTCCGCATCTGCAAGACCCCGATCGCGTCAAGCTTGCACACGTCGCCGTCGAGGAACTCGAAACCGAGCTGATCATCCTCGACGACGGGTTTCAGCACCGCCGGCTGGCTCGCGACCTCGACCTCGTCTTGCTCGACGCCCTCGATCCCTTCGGTCTGGGCCGGCTCTTTCCGCGCGGCCTGCTGCGCGAGCCGGTCAGCTCGATCCGTCGCGGCCACGCCGTGATCCTCTCCCGCGCCGATCTGGTCTCCGACGACCGCCGGCGGGAGATTCGCGCCGAGGTTCGTCGCCGGGCGGGCGCGGTTCCGCTGCTCGAAGCGCGACACCGTCCGCGCGACCTGGTCGACGGCGACGGCGAGCCCTCGGCCCTCGACGGCCTCTCCGGCGCGCGCGTCGCCGCCTTTTGCGGCATCGGCAATCCCGAGGGGTTCCGTCGGACGCTTGAGGGTCTTTGCGGTGAAGTCGTCGGGTTTCGCGGTTTTCCGGACCACCATCCGTACACGGCCGACGACGTCGACAGCCTCGGCCGGTGGGCCGACGGTCTCGGGGTGAATCTCGTCTTGACCACCCAAAAGGATTTGGTGAAGCTTCGGACCTCGACGCTCGGCGATGCGCGCCTGCGTGCGCTTCGGATCGAGCTGGAGATACTAGAAAGCGCCGAGCCGCTGGAGACGCTGCTCGCGACGTTGCTCCCGGGATCTCACGGCGGCTCGAAGGACTGA
- a CDS encoding TolC family protein, translating into MRLTLRTNRWTHVAVLAAWVSSSGCQRLPYIDQSKSVPHDNMGKMALEDKEVKQADFLTNSLPLQLPKVAKPRTTNDPEAEEIWPMTLQEAIRIGLDNSEVVRVIPFGAQGIPIGGFEPSPLNNGAGGGIAGALGAGTLQSVYDPAIQETQIAQALSVFDTAFTTNLAWGKNTQPFNNAIQGGSLSFAGPKTPIVSIQDTAQFQTGLSKRTATGAQIGIVHNVNWLYQNSTFLVTPSVYTTNLQMTLNQPLMGSAPMPGQAAGPPVGLEANRAPIVIARLNADAAVWRFKAEIMSQVRSIEQQYWSLAQQHVQLWSAERAVELAREIVNREQAELVVGKGTVADVAEAQQRLEQFNLDLVTRTSDVITTERQLRNILGLPPSDNRRIIPVTPPTEARLEPDWESSLAQMVTFQPDIVQQQLLVRVAELQLLIARNQLLPQLNLSVLYQLNGLGQQLDSAEAIMTGATLKALEPVVAAKQRAAGVQAQAGDYNNFRTWQVGFSFQMPLGMRGPLANSRQAQYILLRQRAYLQQVVHQTMHSLARFFLEVDANYKQFKTASRLRAAAAERLAAQRAYYEEGRITIDRFLDAVSQYAQAVAQEAQFKTTYNISIVALEEAKGTLLAYNNIAVAEGPHPRKAYVQARDIQNGHKQLPIKPDGPMYPERETGPLTPNPVNPVTPPGTDPGNTVPPMPAPIGPLGPPPTPLPPFRPAGEPPILSQTPGQAAPTVADKPRIDAATMPTSGAAAPVNNQPPVGGALPTSPPSAAPEAVSPSPAPAPAAVPTSFAQPPSTAAEPAHAVDELPTLPEAIDLPPLPPG; encoded by the coding sequence ATGCGATTGACTTTACGCACGAACCGATGGACTCATGTGGCTGTATTGGCGGCCTGGGTGAGCTCGTCCGGTTGCCAGAGGCTTCCCTACATTGATCAATCCAAGTCGGTTCCTCACGACAATATGGGGAAGATGGCCCTGGAGGACAAGGAAGTCAAACAGGCCGACTTCTTGACGAACAGCTTGCCTCTCCAACTCCCGAAGGTCGCGAAGCCTCGCACGACCAACGATCCGGAAGCGGAAGAGATCTGGCCGATGACGTTGCAGGAGGCGATCCGGATCGGCCTCGACAACTCGGAAGTCGTCCGGGTGATCCCGTTCGGCGCCCAGGGTATTCCGATCGGCGGCTTCGAGCCGTCGCCGTTGAACAACGGGGCCGGCGGCGGCATCGCCGGAGCGCTCGGCGCCGGGACGCTGCAATCGGTCTACGACCCGGCGATCCAGGAAACCCAGATCGCCCAGGCGCTCAGCGTGTTCGACACGGCGTTCACGACCAATCTCGCGTGGGGCAAGAACACGCAGCCGTTCAACAACGCCATCCAGGGCGGTTCGCTCAGCTTCGCCGGACCGAAGACGCCGATCGTCTCGATTCAGGACACGGCCCAGTTCCAGACCGGTCTGTCGAAGCGGACGGCCACCGGCGCCCAGATCGGCATCGTCCACAACGTGAACTGGCTCTATCAGAACAGCACGTTCCTGGTGACGCCGTCGGTCTACACGACCAACCTCCAGATGACGCTCAATCAGCCCTTGATGGGTAGTGCGCCCATGCCGGGCCAGGCGGCCGGTCCTCCGGTCGGCCTCGAAGCCAACCGGGCTCCGATCGTCATCGCGCGGCTCAACGCCGACGCCGCGGTCTGGCGGTTCAAGGCTGAGATCATGTCTCAGGTGCGGTCGATCGAACAACAGTACTGGAGTCTCGCTCAGCAGCACGTCCAGCTCTGGAGTGCGGAGCGGGCCGTCGAGCTGGCCCGCGAGATCGTCAATCGCGAGCAAGCCGAGCTGGTCGTCGGCAAGGGGACGGTGGCCGACGTCGCCGAAGCCCAGCAGCGGCTGGAGCAGTTCAACCTCGACCTCGTGACCCGCACGTCGGACGTGATCACCACCGAGCGTCAGTTGCGGAACATCCTGGGGCTTCCCCCCTCGGACAACCGCCGGATCATCCCGGTCACGCCGCCGACCGAGGCGCGTCTCGAGCCCGACTGGGAGTCGAGCCTCGCCCAGATGGTCACCTTTCAGCCCGACATCGTCCAGCAGCAGTTGCTGGTCCGCGTCGCCGAGCTTCAGCTCCTGATCGCACGAAACCAACTGCTCCCCCAGTTGAACCTGAGCGTGCTCTACCAGCTCAACGGTCTGGGACAGCAGCTCGACTCGGCCGAGGCCATCATGACCGGGGCGACCCTCAAGGCGCTCGAACCGGTGGTCGCCGCCAAGCAACGTGCGGCCGGCGTGCAGGCCCAAGCCGGCGATTACAACAACTTCCGGACCTGGCAGGTCGGCTTCTCGTTCCAGATGCCGCTCGGCATGCGGGGACCGCTGGCCAACAGCCGCCAGGCTCAGTACATCCTCCTGCGGCAGCGGGCCTATCTTCAGCAGGTCGTCCACCAGACCATGCACTCGCTGGCCCGGTTCTTCCTGGAAGTCGACGCGAACTACAAGCAGTTCAAGACCGCCTCGCGACTCCGGGCCGCGGCGGCCGAACGCCTCGCCGCTCAGCGAGCCTACTACGAGGAAGGTCGAATCACGATCGACCGCTTCCTGGACGCCGTCAGCCAGTACGCCCAGGCGGTCGCGCAGGAGGCTCAGTTCAAGACGACCTACAACATCTCGATCGTGGCTCTTGAAGAAGCCAAGGGGACGTTGCTCGCCTACAACAACATCGCCGTCGCCGAAGGCCCGCACCCGCGGAAGGCCTACGTTCAGGCTCGCGACATTCAGAACGGTCACAAGCAGCTCCCGATCAAGCCCGACGGCCCGATGTATCCCGAACGCGAGACGGGACCGCTAACCCCCAACCCGGTCAATCCGGTGACGCCGCCGGGCACCGACCCGGGCAACACGGTGCCCCCGATGCCCGCTCCGATCGGACCGCTGGGACCGCCGCCGACGCCGCTGCCTCCCTTCCGTCCGGCCGGCGAGCCCCCGATCCTCTCGCAGACGCCGGGCCAGGCGGCCCCGACCGTCGCCGACAAGCCCCGGATCGACGCCGCGACGATGCCGACGAGTGGAGCCGCCGCGCCGGTCAACAACCAGCCGCCCGTGGGCGGAGCGCTCCCGACGTCGCCCCCCTCGGCGGCGCCGGAAGCCGTGTCACCCTCTCCGGCTCCGGCCCCAGCGGCCGTCCCGACCTCGTTCGCTCAACCGCCTTCGACGGCGGCCGAACCGGCCCACGCGGTCGACGAGCTGCCGACCCTGCCCGAGGCCATCGATCTGCCTCCACTGCCGCCCGGCTGA